The Methylocystis bryophila genome contains the following window.
CGCCGTGGCGCTCAACACGCCGACCGCGCCCGGCCAGGTGGCGTTGTAGAACTCCCCCGCGGGGCCGGCCTGCCAGGCGATCTCGACGCAACGCCCCAGGCCGCCAAAGGGCCAGTCGAGCGTGCGACGGATCATCGGCCGCCCGTCAGCGGAGAGGCTCGCCGAGGTCGTGCAGGCGAAGAGATAGGACATGTTGAGCGTCAGCGTCCCCGGGAATCCGAGGATGGTCGCGACGAGCTGCAACTCATCGCGATAGGCGGAGATCGAGCTCTTCAGCCAGCGCTCCGCGAGGCGATCGATCGAGGTGAGGCAGACCCCGCGCCCCCAGCTCGGCATGGGCGCGACGCAATAGTCGCGCAGCGCGGCGGCGGCTTCCGGACGCGACAGCGCATGGGCGATCGGACCGCCCTCGCGCACGTCGACGAAGGGGATGTGATTCACGAGCGGAACGTCTCTGAACTTTGTCATCATGACGTGACCTTGTTCATAAAATTTCGTCATAATACAGAGGAAAAACCGTCATAATTCCCGTCTCTCGTGCCGCGCTGCAGCAGAGTCGTCCCACCTTCTTCAGCACTCCGCCGATCGCGGCGCCGTCGCGCTACCGTCGCGAATCCTTGCTTTCCTGCTTCGAATCGAACTCCGCCGAGCCACAACGACATGAACTTTCATCAAGCTCTCGCCGCCCTGCAATCTCACGCCGCCGCCCTCGAGCCGCTTCGCGCCCGCGATTTTTTCGCGCGCGATCCCGTCCGCTTCCGCGAGTTCTCGGTCGAGATCGACGACCTCCTCTTCGATTTCTCCAAGCATAAGATCACCGCCGAGACCGTCCGCCTGCTCATCGAGCTGGCGCGCGCGCGCAATCTGGAAGCGCGGCGCGCGGCGCTTTTCGCGGGCGAGCCCGTCAACAACACCGAAGGGCGCGCTGCGATGCACATGGCTTTGCGCGATCTCTCGCGCCGTCCGATTCAGATGGGCGGCGTCGACATGCGGCCCGAGATCGAGCGCGAGCGTGAGAAGGTCCTGTCCTTCGCGCAGTCCCTCCGCTCGGGCGCGGTGAAGACGTTCGGCGGCGAGCGCTTCACCGATGTCGTCAACATCGGCATCGGCGGCTCGGATCTGGGACCGGCGATGGCTTGCCGCGCGCTATCACCCTATCGCAGCGAAGGACCGCGCGCGCATTTCGTCGCCAATGTCGACGGCGCCGATCTCGCCGATACGCTCAGCTCCCTCGATCTTTCGCGCACGCTGTTCATCGTCTCGTCGAAGACCTTCACGACGCAAGAGACCATGGCTAACGCGAGAAGCGCCCGCGCGCGCGTCGTCGCGGCGCTCGGCGAAGCCGCGGTGGCGCAGCATTTCGCGGCCGTCTCCACGCGGCTCGACAAGGTCGCCGAATTCGGGATTGCGCAGGATCGCGTCTTCGGCTTCTGGGACTGGGTCGGCGGGCGCTACTCGCTCTGGTCGTCGATCGGCTTGGCGCTCGCCATTTCCGTCGGCCCGGAGAATTTCATCGCCTTTCTGCAGGGCGGCTTCGACGTGGACGAGCATTTCCGCGAAGCGCCGCTCGAAAAAAACATCCCCGCGCTGATGGGGCTCCTCGGCGTCTTGCACCGCAATGTGCTTGGGCGCGCCGCCCATGCGGTGATTCCTTATGACCAGCGGCTCGCGCGCTTTCCCGCTTATCTGCAGCAGCTCGACATGGAGTCGAACGGCAAATCCGTCAGGCGCGACGGCTCAAAGGTCGAGACCGAAACCGGGCCGGTCATCTTCGGCGAGCCCGGCACCAATGGCCAGCACGCCTTCTTCCAGCTTCTGCATCAAGGAACGAGCGTCGTCCCGATCGACTTTCTGATCGCCGCCGAGCCCGTCGAATCCGACGAGCGCCATCACGAGCTGCTCTTTGCGAATTGTCTTGCGCAAAGCGAAGCCTTGATGCGCGGACGCACGCTGGACGAGGCGAAGGCGCTGCTCACCGGCGAAGATCGCGCCCCAGAGGAGATCGAGCGTCTCGGGCCGCACAAGGTTTTCCCAGGCGACCGCCCGTCGAGCACGATCCTCTACCGGCGCCTCGATCCACGCACGCTCGGACGTCTCGTCGCGCTCTATGAGCACAAGGTCTTCGTGCAGTCGGTCATCTGGGACATCAATCCCTTCGACCAATGGGGCGTGGAGCTCGGCAAGGAGCTGGCTAACCGTCTTGCGCCGATCGTCGCCGATCCCTCGCGCGCGACCGCCGATCTGGACGCCTCGACGGCGGGGTTGATCGGATGGCGGCG
Protein-coding sequences here:
- the pgi gene encoding glucose-6-phosphate isomerase, which codes for MNFHQALAALQSHAAALEPLRARDFFARDPVRFREFSVEIDDLLFDFSKHKITAETVRLLIELARARNLEARRAALFAGEPVNNTEGRAAMHMALRDLSRRPIQMGGVDMRPEIEREREKVLSFAQSLRSGAVKTFGGERFTDVVNIGIGGSDLGPAMACRALSPYRSEGPRAHFVANVDGADLADTLSSLDLSRTLFIVSSKTFTTQETMANARSARARVVAALGEAAVAQHFAAVSTRLDKVAEFGIAQDRVFGFWDWVGGRYSLWSSIGLALAISVGPENFIAFLQGGFDVDEHFREAPLEKNIPALMGLLGVLHRNVLGRAAHAVIPYDQRLARFPAYLQQLDMESNGKSVRRDGSKVETETGPVIFGEPGTNGQHAFFQLLHQGTSVVPIDFLIAAEPVESDERHHELLFANCLAQSEALMRGRTLDEAKALLTGEDRAPEEIERLGPHKVFPGDRPSSTILYRRLDPRTLGRLVALYEHKVFVQSVIWDINPFDQWGVELGKELANRLAPIVADPSRATADLDASTAGLIGWRRATAG